The nucleotide window CTAAATCTCCTGGGTTTAGCAGTGGAATAAGAGGAAGTCCTAGGTTTAAGGTGAAACCTCATAAAGGCAGACTGAACCAATTTAATGCAGGCAGCAGCAATGAAGGGAGTAGCAGTGTTCCGCCAGTGGGACAAAATGTTGGACATGAGCTTAGAAGAAGCAGGAGGAAAATTGTGGTAGAAGAAGAAATCCCCAATGAAAATGACAGTGACAGTGATGACAGTGAATGGGATTCAGACTGGGTTGACTTTGACAATGAAGTAGACAAAGATGATGATGATCTGTATGAAGAATGGGTTGATGAAAAATTtgagaagaagaaaaagaagaaatctgAATGGGAGCAGGACAGTGATTATGATACAGATGAACTGCAGGAGCTACAAGATTCAAAGCTTGTAATGCTGAATCCATCTATCTATCTTTCAGACTGCTTTTAAGTTCAATTACTAGTAAAAGAAAGGCCTTGTATATTACTGTTTATTTGTGCTGTCAATGCTAGTAAAAAAATTGCTGCCAAAGTACAGAAAAACAACCAAAATGCTGCCAAATTTTAGTTCAATTTCATTGCAACAGTACATGATCAACATCTGGATACACCAACAAGCATTAAACACTGGATACATCATACTACCACATCACTTCTTAAATCCTACATACACCACTACTACAATCAGTACAACAAGTGCACTGAGAATACTCCTACAGAGAAAAATGAGCTCATTCATCTTCTGCATTGCTTCTGCATACACCACAGTCTCAACAGTGCTCTGCTTCTTCACTTGCACCTCTGTTTCTTCACTTGCAATGACACCAGCCGAATCAAAACTGCTCAATCCAGGGCTGACGTATCCACCTCTCACCAAAAAATTAAAATAGTTGTCTGGTCCATCTTCCCAATAATAATGTTGGCAAGGATTTGGTGGAATCTGACAGAAATTGAGTAAAAAAAATTCAGCCAAAAAGAAACACAGAAAAATCAAATCGATTGGGCACTTGTAGAAGATCTTACATGGTGGTTGGGGCACTTGTAGAAAATCCTGCCAGGATTTGCCTCTGATTTTGATACAAGACGAATTGTAAATCGAATACGGCAGCTAGGGCATGGTACCAACGGCAGCATACCCGCTTGGGCCGGCGATGAGATGGGCGGCGAGAAAAGGGCTAATGCCGGAGGTGGAGGAGGCGCTTGGGCAGCCTTCTTCCTGCGGTGCTTCACGGCAGACGAGCTAGCAGCGGCGGAcatggcggcgacggcgcggcgccagagagagggagagagcgaGCAGAAGACCTAGGGACTGGGGAATGATGAAAGCATAAACTCCAGGGGCCAAACTGCTTAAATTCCCAACCTCCAACCGCGGGAAATCTCCCGCGTGGGCCCTCGAGTCGACGTGGCGGTGGTCAAAGCGCCACGCGAGCTGGTCAGCGGCGGTCAGACAAAATTAGGACCTCGGGTGAACAACTTAAAAAGAATTAGGATCCAGATGTGCATTTTAAAAGAATTAGGATTCAATCGACacttttgaaaaaaaattaggaCCGCACTTGCATTTTACCCACGATAGCGCCATCCCGCAGCGAAAACGAACGCAAACTCTACGCTTTCATTGGCACAAACTGGATAGTGAGACCCGATTTAATTGACATAAACAAAAACACAGGTCTAATGGAATTCATGCACGCAAAACTGTCGGTACAGAAAAACTATCAAATTCGTGACTTCAGCACAATAATGCAGGAATATTTGCACATTTTTCTCTCGAGCATGCCTCGAAGCGTGTCAATATGAAGAACATCTGCTCATTGTCATACAAACAGAGCCTTCTCCTTTGTTCAGGCCCAAAAGATATCATCTGGGGTACCTTGCTGACAGCATGATTTCCTCTTCCATAGTGTATTGTCTGCTCGATTCCTCGGCACCCCCTTCAACGGGCATATCCTTCTTGGCGAGTAAATCTTCAATTGAATTATACTGCACAACAATCTGATCGCCGTCGTATCTCATTGCTGCTGAATTACATGGAGCAGGCTTCTTCCTGGCTCGCAAATTTTCAAGGGCCATCTCCACTTCCTTCATTGTTGGTCGGCTCTCTCCTTCCAATCTCGTGCACATCGCCGCTAGCATGGCTACTTCTTGGAgctctccatcgtcttcttcttccatgacTTGCGGGTCTACTATGTCAGCAAGGTCGCCTTTTTTGAGTGATGAGACAAAATGTGCTACAAGGCCGGCATCATTATCTGATCTGTACACATACGGTTTCTTCCTGGTTAGCAATTCTATAAGGAGAACGCCGAAACTGAAAACATCGCTCTTGTCTGTTAGTCGACCTGTGTAATAGTACATGGGGTCTAAATAACCAAGTGTTCCTTGAACAGCTGTCATCACTGCCGTTTGATCAATTGGGATGTACCTTGAGGCTCCAAAATCTGACACCTTTGCTATTAAGCTCTCATCCAGAAGTATGTTGGAGGACTTGATATCTCTATGAAATATGGGCATTGAAGTAGCCGAGTGCAGATAGGCTAGAGCTCTAGCAATCTCAAGTGCAATCCTTAAACGATCATCCCATGATAGTGATTTTGGTCCTTCAACATGAAGATGGTGGTATAGGGTTCCATTTGAAATGAACTCATAAACCAATAGAGGCACTTCTGTCTCAAGGCAGCATCCCAGGAGCTTCACCACATTTCTATGGTTGATTTGAGAAAGAATAGCAACCTCATTGATGAATTCATCGATTTCCCTTTGTACTACAATCTTTGATTTCTTGATGGCAACAACATGTAGGTCTAGAATTCCTTTATACACGACACCATGTCCGCCGCCACCAACCTCACGAGACTTGTCAAAATTGTTTGTGGCCTTCTCTATATCCCCCAAGGTAAACATCATCCTTTCACCAATATCTGCCTTTTGTGATATTAACTGCTGCAATAGCAACCCATGATTTTGGTTGAATAacttttctctcattttcttcACCTTCCTTAGCTTCACCATACGTGTAACAAATGGAGCGCTAAGTGCCAGAAGCAAAATTGAGACACCGCTGATTACTATGCCTATGATTAAACCTGAAAAGTATGAAAATAACATTACGTAACTTGATGGTACAAACAGCTATACAATTTATCAATTTTCTATTTTCTCTGCAGTGTATGATGAGATTTCATAAGCTCCAAACTTCCAAAAGTTGTAGGGGGCAATATCAAAATAAATAGCAGAGTGGAAGTGGGTTGCCATTGCCAAATGACTAGTTCATTAGTCATTAGTGAATAGCCATGATAGGTTTCAGTCTTGCCAACTATGAACATCAAGATTGAACATCTTAAAGATAGTTGGGGTGGATGTAAGATTGCAACAGAAACAACAGTAGTAGAATGTAAGAAAAAAAATAAGGGAATATAACTTTTTCTTCTCACACATGTGTCCGCATCTGCCATCTTGACAAAAATGGTTTGAGGTAACATTCCAGCGATGTAGTTAGATAATATATTTGGAATGGATCATACTTATTAATTGACATTGATTAATCAGTGAACGGTTACCAATCTGTACCAACAGAATGTTACTAGCAATATGATTGTGCATACAAATACAAGATTATACAAAATCATAGTACAGGTAATCAATGCTATATAGCGGTTGTCACCTGCAGAGTAATTTGTGATCTTGATACACCCCCCTTCTATAGAGGGGTTCCCATATGTCCCATCAGGGCAGCGGCAGTAAAACGTTCCAGGCGTATTTTCGCAAATTCCATGGCATGAGTGGGCTTCCTTATGAACACATTCATCAATATCTAGTGAAATCACAAAACAGTACAAAGATAAATAAACTATTATGATGGAAAGGAAGTCAAAATAATTACTCACCAGTGGGACTGTATTTGCTATTGTAGAAACTGTAAAACCAACTACACCAGTAAAATATTCAAATATACAACACACGTGCATAGCTACTGAGTTTAAGTTGTAGTCCCCCTAATTTATATCTTAACTTGTATGACAAGGGAATAAAGCTAAATTTATTTAACTTGTACCTTGGCATCCGTCCAGGATGTAAGGGTTTCCACGATAACCGGCAGAGCAGCGGCACTGGTAGCCATTGTAGACATAGCTTGTGTAGTTTTGACAAAAGCTGTTGCTGCTGCGGCATCCAGGAGCAACAGAGTTTTGCTTTTGGCATGATGAATTGCTGATCACCCAGTCTAGCAAGGCAGGAAGTGCCACACCGCGAGGTTCCGACATGAGTTTTGAGATGTTATAGGACCCCTCCTCGGCTATATATACTGACGATTTAGCATCGGAGCTCGAGTCATTGGAAGGCTGGAGCTGGATGTGGTAGGAAGTGTAACCTTTTGGGATGCCTCCATTACAGCAGCCAAGGCCCGAGCATTCACCATGCAGAAGTAGATACCGGATAAGCTGAGGCTGTGCGTCTGAGTTCCCCAAGGATGGGCAGTAAGTGGCGCAGGCATTGATGGTGGAGTTGTCCTCTcccatgaggatgacttggatgttgTTGCACGACAACACAAGGAACTCGTTCCTATCCGGCGCAACAAAGAACGGTCCTCTCTCTCTGAGGCCACCCCATGTGTGGTACCTGCTTGTGTTGGGCCTGGATGCACCGTCAATATCATGACTCATTGGCATGATATTGGTGCTGTTGATGCGAACCGTGCCGTTGGGGATGGAGATCTCGAGCACTTCGACAGTGCCATCGCCAAGGAAAAGTTTGGGAGGGCGGTACAAGTAGTCACAGGTGAGATTAAAGCCCTCATGGTAGCAATCAGGCTCGATGCCGAATGGATAAGGGATGCTGATGTTACCACAACTTGTACTGCATCCTGCTGCTGTCACCACTGCACTTAGTAGCTCCAGCAGCACCGCGGCAACCACAGCTGGGAAGGGCATTTGCCTACTTGCTACTCTCTCCATGTTGCTAGCTAATCTCCACAAGCAAATGCAGTTCTCTCATCTCCAAATGAAGCACTACATCACTTTATATCTCAACTGGCTGCAAAGAACTCTTTAATCACTCAGCACTGCACAGGGCTTTACTGGTACTGCTCAATTTTTGTATTGTAATCCACCTAACGACCCAATAAAATAGTAGCAAAGATAATATTAAGAGAGATCTTGTGCATCATGCGGGGCACTCGCAGCCCAAATCAGGGCAGGGTTCCCATGTGTGGCCGTGTGGGGTTTGTCGACATTTTCCTATCTATATaaaaaaaacgtcttacattatgggacggagggagtagcaatTAAGCTACAGATTTTTTTTTAGACGCGTGATGAAGAAGCCGGTCATCCTTTGGCAATATCACAAGAAAACTCCCACAATTCAGGAGTGTACCAATTTAGTTTGCTTTGGATATAGACCAGTAAATGTCCTCTCACAACATGTGATGCTTAATCTATTCATCAACTAGAACAGTCAGATGACTATCTCAGGAAATGATATTACTATCAGCTATATCACACTCATCGATGTGTATACAAGCCGCAATTAGGGGCAAAAATAACGGAACTTGATTCGAGTAGAGAATTCATAGATGCTGGTGAACGAAATTACCTTAGCATGGAGGTGGATGTTTACTTGAGCCTGTCTGGCGTAGTACTAGCTCACAAAATGGTGGATGGCAGAGGCCAGATCCGCATCTGCCCTTCCACGGCGAGCTGCCTGTGGCAGGCTTAGCTCCTCCGCGTATCCGACCATGGCCTGCGCCGAGCGCGACCAACCTCCGCCCGATGTGACCGCGAGAAGCGTTGGTCCCATCCATCCCGGGGTCGCCTCCTCCGGCTCCTCGGCCCTCGTCTAACAATCGATCCCTTCCCCTCCATTTCGCCCACTACCGTACACACGACGGTGGCCACATTCCGCGGCCGCCGGCCTTCTGCCTTCTCGACGAATTCCCGCCGAGCGGCACCGGGCGCCATTAGAGCATCTCCAAGACTCCAACAAGACGCGCAACGCCCGCCGCGCTAAATTATTTTTGCAGCGTCGAAATAGCTTTTCTTATGCGCCTCGGTGATTAGCTGCAGCGGAGGTCCTGCGCCTGCCGAAGCATCCGCGCGTACAAGAAATTCATTTGCGAACGTGGCCTATCCGAACGATGCTGTAGCTATGAAGGAAAAAAGAGCTCACTAGGGAATTGAACCCACGACCTGCTGGTGCGCTACCGCCAGGGCTATGCTTGTTTTGGTGTATCTAATTCAGGTTAGTTCAATTTTATACTCTATTTGTGAGCGGGGAAAAGAGAGGGGTAGACCCATATGGACGTGCTAATTTTTGGAAGGATTGATGCATTATGTTTGTACCTGTTGATGAGTAATTCTAGAgaaatgatttttttttcttCATGTAGAATTCGAATTCCGATAGTGTCAagaaacgtcttacattatggaacggagggagtacaacgtAAATAACATGGTAATGTAGACTCCTGGACATGATAACTTAAGTACAAACACTACGATAACTTTAATCCGTGATTTTTTTGTTGTTGAAAACATACTCTGATAACCTTTTGTGTAAATATCATGATAATATAGGCTCTCAGTCTTGATAACTTAGGTACAAACAACACGATAACTTTGATCCATGTTTATTTTAAGACATACCATTGATATTTTTTCCATGtaaataacatgataatataTGCTCCTGAAAATGATAACTTAGATACAAACACCACAATAACTTTGAACCATGTAAAAAATTGTTTGGAAACATACTTCGGTAACATTTGTATAAATACATGGTAATATATGATCCCAGACCTAATAACTTAGGTGCAAACACCACGATAATTTTGACCCGTGAAAAAAAATTGTTGAAAACATACTCATAACTTTTTAGGGCAAATAGCATGATAATATAAGCTCTCGGTCGTGATAACTTACGTACAAACACCATGATAACTGTGAATATCATGGTAGAACCACTGCATCCCCGATATTTAGGTGAatcgcgggggggggggggggggggtacttTGTGTGCAAATAGCACGGTATTGTACATACAGTAAAGTTGATAACTCACTACATCCACGATAACTTTTGACCCCGGGAtaaaagtttgttgaaaacatgcCCTGATAACTTGTGtgtaaataacatggtaatatacATACAACAGAGCTGATAACTTACCTAATCTAGACATGGTAACTTTTTGACCAAGGAAAAAATTTGATAAAAAATACCTCCCAATAACTCATGTGTAAACAACATGATAATACACGCACATGGGAGCTAATAACTCATATACAAATATCGCGGTGATTTTTTGACCGATGAAATGAAAACTGTTGAAAAACATATCCCGATAACTTTTGTGTAACATGGTAATATACACAACAAAGCTGATAACTCACTGCAAACATCATAATCACTTTTTGACCCTGGGATAAAAGTTTATTGAAAACATACCCCGGAAACTTTTGTGTAAATGACACGGTAACTTATGTATGACATACGTGATAACTTACGTAGTCCAACTGTGGTAACTTTTGGtctgaattttttttattaaaacataccaacatgggatctagtttcaaAGATCTCGTCGAGACGATTTTTTTGTGAAGACGGTTTTTCAAACAGAGTGACGGTTTGAGCTACAAAACATTTTGAAGTTTGAAAAAAAAAGAATTTGGGATGACATCAGCTTTTCGTCTTCTAGTGCATATATGTATGTAATTAGATAGATGAGTGCACGTGAAAGGAAAATTAGTCATTCTAATGCATGAATGTATATAATTAAAGTGAAGTAAGGATCATTCTTGCCTATTATTAAAATCTGAATGTTTGGTAGTTATAAGAGTCATATAAATAAAGCTATAAGGCAGGTAGCAAAAGCACAGATGTTCAGAACACCACAATCGGCAAGATCTCATCTAGGGTCACACGCAAGAGAGTTAAAAAGGGTACATGGCTCCTTAGCCAGTACAAGGCACGCAGGTCGGAAAGTTTACTGTTCAAAAGACTAGCCAAATTAGGCACACACACCAGCTAAGCATCCTGCTCTTGTATGCAACGATTAGACGCCGAAGCCTGGATTTTGGAGATTAGCTCAGACAACGCATCTTGGTCGTCCACCTTAGTCAATGATTTCCACTGCTACAAGAGAGCATACAATTTAAATAAGCAATCAACGGGTTTAGCTGGAAACACATGCTCAATAGTAAATTTGTTCCTAGTCGTCCAGAGAGACCAACAGATTGCCCCCAGGGCCACCCAAAAGATGCGTCTGGTAACGCCCGACAAATTACTAACACGGGTACGGAGCTCTAAGAAAGAAACAGGATCCCAGGCAACATGAAGCCAATCTCTGACGCAGCTCCAAATAAGCTTGGCCAGGACACAATGGAAGAAGATATGAGTCGTATCCTCTATGTCACCACACAAGGCACAGAACTGAGACCCCGGACCATTTCTCTTACGAATTTGGTCCGTCGAAGGCAGCCGGCCCCTGAAGGTTTGCCATAAGAAAATTTTCACTTTAGGGGGGATCCTAGCCTTCCAGATCTGAGAGAATTTGTTAGTAGGGGTGCCACCAATAAGCTTAGAATAAAGAGATTTAACGGAGAAGCGGCCAGAGGCAGTGTGCGGCCAAATCACCAAATCCATATCCGTCGAGAGCATGGGGAAGAAGGCAGTAAGACGTTGTCAATCTTCGAACTCTTCAGGCGAAAGGGAACGACGAAAGGCTAGATCCCACCCATTCGCTGCCACCTTCGCAATAGAAACCTCCGGATCAGGACAGTATGAGAATAAGGGCGGGAAGGTCACGGAGAGAGGTGAATCTCCACACCACCAATCAAGCCAAAATCTAATTGAGGAGCCATCCCCTACAACAAACTTAATGTGATCCTGGAAAAAGGGCCTCACTTTCATCAAGGCCTTCCAAAATTGAGAACCACCACGTGCAGTGGCAAACATCGGACTAGAGAGAGGAAAGTATTTAGCCTTAAGAATAGAGAACCAAAAGGACTGGACCCCACCACTCATAATTTTCCACCACCATTTAATCATAAGGCATTGGTTCATGATCGAGGTGTTAATGATACCCAACCGAGACGTGTATTAACGGAGCAGATCTTCACGTAATACACGTGGGAGGGGCGGGCGCGCGGAGGCATGTCGACGGCGGGGAGAAAGCGCTGGAGGCTAGGAACAAGgtcgtggcggcggcggggcaccAGAAGCGAGGAGAAGAAGGGAGAGAGAGGTGGCGGTTGGCGGACTCGCACACACGGGTTTTATAGAGTGCGCCCGACGCCGCACGCCAAAACTGCTGCACGCGTTGCCGCTTTTTCGCGCGCGTGCAGTTTTTTTTCCGCGCCGAATTTTTCCTGGCCTGCTGAAGCGCACCAAACCGGCCCGTGCACGCTAAAGGCACTTTTTTTCCGCGCGCGTCATATCTAGCGCGTCTATTAGAGATGTTCTTAGCGTTGGGCAGCGCCACCGTCGCGTGGCGGCTATCACtttctgtaacaccctcgatgcgactatagctcccacgtgtcgaggcacgacttagagacataatcgcgttgaaggcatatgtcgcaagttaggcaatcttcacaacatcccatgtaatatgaataataaaggggataacatagttggcttacactcgccacgtcacattagagtacataaataacatacatcattcaaaacactcatggcccgactacggcgccaaaatagaagaaaaacccaacatgcgacacggtcccaatcacccccaactgggcaccactactgatcatcgggaaaggaaacatagtatcgctgagagtcctcgtcgaactcccacttgagctcgtactcgtcacctggagcggaatcacctggacctgcatctggttaatagtatctgtgagccacagggactcagcaatctcgcaccctcgcgatcaagactatttaagcttataggaagtaAGGCAAATatagtggagctgcagcaagcgactagcagatatggtggctaacttattcgcaaaagagagcgagaagaggaggcaaagcacgagcgagaaactagagaacaacctgcgcaaacattactccaacaccgtgtccacttcccggactccgccgagaagaggccatcacggtaacacactcagttgattcattttaattaataaggttcaagttatctacaaccggacattaacaaattcccatctgcccataaccgcgggcacggctttcgaaagttcaatccctgcaggggagtcccaacttagcccatgacaagctctcacggtcaacgaaggaatagacctcctcccaagacgttccgatcagactcggtatctcggtaactcaagacacttcgacaggttaaaacaagaccagcaacaccgcccgaatgtgccgacaaatcccgataggagctgcacatatctctttctcagggcacactcagattgtctaaacttccggtaggccagcccagagttgcccctggtagccaccggcggctgacggtttggaccaacactcagaggagcactggcccgggggggttaaaataagatgacccttgagtctgcagaacccaagggaaagaaaaggctaggtggaatggtaaaaccaaggttgggcattgctggaaaagctttaatcaaggcgaactatcaaggggttcccattataacccaaccgcgtaaggaacgcaaaatccgggaacataacaccgatatgacggaaactagggcggcaagagtggaacaaaacactaggcgagaggccgagccttccaccctttaccaagtatatagatgcattaagataacatagcaatataatgatatcccaacaagtaaataaatgttccaacaaggaacggcctccaatcttcacctgcaactagcaacgctataagaggggctgagcaaagtggtaacatagccaatcaacggtttgctaggacatggtgggttagaggtttgacatggcaattgggaggctgacaagcaaaaggtaggcatcgtagcattggcatagcaaagagcgagcaaactagcatag belongs to Triticum urartu cultivar G1812 chromosome 7, Tu2.1, whole genome shotgun sequence and includes:
- the LOC125525447 gene encoding wall-associated receptor kinase 3-like, which translates into the protein MERVASRQMPFPAVVAAVLLELLSAVVTAAGCSTSCGNISIPYPFGIEPDCYHEGFNLTCDYLYRPPKLFLGDGTVEVLEISIPNGTVRINSTNIMPMSHDIDGASRPNTSRYHTWGGLRERGPFFVAPDRNEFLVLSCNNIQVILMGEDNSTINACATYCPSLGNSDAQPQLIRYLLLHGECSGLGCCNGGIPKGYTSYHIQLQPSNDSSSDAKSSVYIAEEGSYNISKLMSEPRGVALPALLDWVISNSSCQKQNSVAPGCRSSNSFCQNYTSYVYNGYQCRCSAGYRGNPYILDGCQDIDECVHKEAHSCHGICENTPGTFYCRCPDGTYGNPSIEGGCIKITNYSAGLIIGIVISGVSILLLALSAPFVTRMVKLRKVKKMREKLFNQNHGLLLQQLISQKADIGERMMFTLGDIEKATNNFDKSREVGGGGHGVVYKGILDLHVVAIKKSKIVVQREIDEFINEVAILSQINHRNVVKLLGCCLETEVPLLVYEFISNGTLYHHLHVEGPKSLSWDDRLRIALEIARALAYLHSATSMPIFHRDIKSSNILLDESLIAKVSDFGASRYIPIDQTAVMTAVQGTLGYLDPMYYYTGRLTDKSDVFSFGVLLIELLTRKKPYVYRSDNDAGLVAHFVSSLKKGDLADIVDPQVMEEEDDGELQEVAMLAAMCTRLEGESRPTMKEVEMALENLRARKKPAPCNSAAMRYDGDQIVVQYNSIEDLLAKKDMPVEGGAEESSRQYTMEEEIMLSARYPR